CACTTTTCCATGATCAATTaaacatatcaaaattttattttcaaaaaataattttttagaaaataattttttagaaagaaaagttcttcctacATACCAAATGACATTTCGTATTGAtatgtaagattataggatacTTTTCCATAATACCATatgtgaaattttattttttatatttttttaaataaaaaataaaagtataaaactatataatctatctatataataatagtaaaacgaTACACAGGTATTAGATGTGATATTCTGTATTGACATGTAAGATTGTAGGATAATCTTTTATAACGTCatgtgtcaatttttttttattttttatatcttttaaaaataaaaaattaaaatataaatagtatgataaaaaatcaaaaatattttatcaaatatagcAACCTTCACTAATTTGAGAGGTTATCTTTGGAAAGAAGAATTCTCAAAGACCGTTTTGACCTCATCACATGATTAATTGGTAAAAGCAATTTTTAATGTAAAATGTTAGCATCATTATCAATTAAATCTCCGCAATGCAGATGTTGAGTTCTAGTTGTATAtgaattcaaaataataataataatagtaataataaaatcatagattatagaattttttttttccttacctTTTTCAAAAAAACAGTGGTATCACCACCAACAATTCTAAGAAAACGATGATAGAATTTtatttgcattaaaaatttatcaaaacacTTCAGTTTCAACTTCCAACATCAAACCTTCCGTAAGTTGAGGAGTATCCAACCAACTGGCAATGCCCCAACTGCTTAGGATACCATCCATGTCGCATGTATCTCTGGCTCCTTCTGTGAGATGAATGATCCAATGAATCCATTATGTCAATCTGTTCTATGGCACGGAATGCTTGGCCTTTAGAATTAGAAATTTAAGCTCCAAAACACTAGCTCCATCAATGTAGACTTAAAGCATGAACGACCCCATGATTCCAAACCTCAAGCAAGTTCAATGTATGTTGAGGATCCCTGTCCTCCATTCCAAAAGCTCGGCCCTTTCCCCTCGGTACTTTTCCGCCGTTGTCTCTGTCCCATGCCATCTAACTTTCAATCCCCCACATCAAGTCAAAGCCAACTGCCTACCcactgtaccaaaaaaaaaaaaaaaaagaaaagaaagccaACTTGTACCAAAAACAAATagaggggaaaagaaaaaaaaaacaaatcaaaGGAAACTAGTGACACTTCGGATCTATAAGATGCCCACTCAGCACTTGAGTTGAATTCACTCATaatctcagagagagagagagagagatgggaaggAAGCCATGTTGTTCAAAGGAGGGGCTCAAGAGAGGAGCATGGACTGCTCATGAAGATAAGATCCTAGTATCCTACATCGAAACTCATGGGGAAGGCAAATGGAGGAGCCTCCCAAAGAGAGCTGGTGAATTTTAACAAACACCTCCTCTTGGAATCAGTGCAGAGTGATTCTTCTTAGTTCCTTCTCAGCTAGCTCTCCATTAACAAAGTCTCATGTCGTCAAAATGGAATGCAGGTCTCAATAGATGTGGGAAGAGCTGCCGCCTCCGGTGGCTCAACTACCTGCGTCCCGATATCAAGAGGGGCAACatatcggaggaggaggaggacctcatcatcAGACTCCACAAGCTCCTTGGAAACAGGTCGTACTTCCATCAAAAACCAAGTCCCAATTTTGATTCTTTTTCTTCGACCATCAAGTTGTAATTGTAGCTGGGAGATATAGAAGAGAATTCTTGGTAATTACCACGCAATTTGTTTCCTTCTCACAAAATTCTTGGGATCAAGCTCCATAAATAGTCACCATCTTTTTTAATTCCATAGCTGACAAAATTGATGCTAGATAGTGTAATGTAACAATTTTCTTCCATGAActgttctttaatttttttctgaatttttttgggtTCTTTGGAGACAACAGATGGtctctaattgcaggaagactaccCGGGCGAACAGACAACGAAATCAAGAACTACTGGAACACAACCCTGGGGAAGAGGGTGCATGGCCAACCAAGCCTGGACTCCAAGGCAACATCTACAGCCAAATCCAAAGGCAAAACTCTGATGACCGGCCCACCGGTAGCCCCCCCACCACCTCGGACCGACACGCCCGTGATCCGAACCAAGGCTGTGAGGTGCACTCGGAGCTTCTTTGCTCCGGCCCAACTCATGTCTTCACTTCTAGATAATTTGGTGCAGAGAGAGAACTCAGAGAAGAGAACCCTTTTTGA
This genomic window from Elaeis guineensis isolate ETL-2024a chromosome 13, EG11, whole genome shotgun sequence contains:
- the LOC105056443 gene encoding transcription factor MYB1-like isoform X1, with translation MGRKPCCSKEGLKRGAWTAHEDKILVSYIETHGEGKWRSLPKRAGLNRCGKSCRLRWLNYLRPDIKRGNISEEEEDLIIRLHKLLGNRWSLIAGRLPGRTDNEIKNYWNTTLGKRVHGQPSLDSKATSTAKSKGKTLMTGPPVAPPPPRTDTPVIRTKAVRCTRSFFAPAQLMSSLLDNLVQRENSEKRTLFEIPQHEPLNDPGMGSMDSDKACPLDWDFLLQDICEGIQVGDNGTSEEGSNTNLEVCSNDSLPFDGTMLENWLASGCYQPDVTLDFQSLASLLDSEEFWF
- the LOC105056443 gene encoding transcription factor MYB123-like isoform X2; protein product: MGRKPCCSKEGLKRGAWTAHEDKILVSYIETHGEGKWRSLPKRAGLNRCGKSCRLRWLNYLRPDIKRGNISEEEEDLIIRLHKLLGNRWSLIAGRLPGRTDNEIKNYWNTTLGKRVHGQPSLDSKATSTAKSKGKTLMTGPPVAPPPPRTDTPVIRTKAVRIYAKGFKLGTMERVKKAATLTWRCVQMIHCRSMEQCLKIGLQADAISLMSRWISNPWLLY